A genome region from Pelodiscus sinensis isolate JC-2024 chromosome 27, ASM4963464v1, whole genome shotgun sequence includes the following:
- the CD34 gene encoding hematopoietic progenitor cell antigen CD34, whose translation MLLLGSLKAMKRKQLFCTMFCVLSLIDNKVSGESTPTTPNSTSLTTMNATLTSIKPTMTTDNLTQLTASSETKDISGTSEASTVEITTMMEKTTPATSTGATQTHLTVLDQSESVNTSPSVQPSSPVKVTDLDTSKVSTATTISSKQTSHSVTIGHMTSSPKSEDLITCQDIKHVMKPNGICLFLNVSESCSKFVKLKGVQFAEVICNTIPRPCRIELAESQVKHSCLLLTQAGDKDDEAIEKLLQDQKTELTKLGINSHKLESIGCHQDFSRRTLIALVTSGLLLAFLGLAGYFLMKRRSWSPMGERLGEDPYYTDNDSQGNTVITVASQEPSEPQEKPNLNGGAQKNGAGQASSKNGHSAKQHVVADTEL comes from the exons acaaTAAAGTTTCAGGTGAAAGCACCCCCACCACACCAAATAGTACCTCATTGACAACGATGAATGCTACTCTTACCAGTATAAAACCTACAATGACAACTGACAATCTCACACAACTGACGGCCTCCTCAGAGACTAAAGACATTTCAGGAACATCAGAAG caagtactgttgAAATTACCACAATGATGGAAAAGACCACCCCTGCGACTTCCACCGGGGCCACCCAAACACACCTGACGGTGTTAGACCAGTCAGAGTCAGTGAACACATCTCCCAGCGTGCAGCCAAGCTCACCAGTAAAAGTCACAGATTTGGATACGTCAAAGGTTTCAACAGCCACTACAATCAGCTCAAAGCAAACTTCCCACTCAGTGACCATAGGACACATGACAAGCAGCCCAAAG TCCGAAGACTTAATTACTTGCCAGGATATTAAACACGTGATGAAGCCCAACGGGATCTGCTTATTTCTCAATGTGTCCGAATCATGT AGTAAATTTGTAAAATTAAAGGGAGTGCAGTTCGCTGAGGTGATTTGTAACACAATCCCCCGCCCATGCCGCATTGAACTAGCCGAATCCCAGGTGAAGCACTCCTGCTTACTGCTCACTCAGGCTGGCGATAAAG ATGATGAAGCAATAGAAAAACTTCTCCAAGATCAGAAGACTGAGCTGACCAAG TTAGGAATAAACTCCCATAAATTGGAGAGCATCGGATGCCACCAAGACTTTTCCCGGAGGACACTGATTGCCTTGGTCACATCTGGACTCTTGCTGGCATTTCTGGGTTTGGCTGGATACTTCCTTATGAAGCGACGGAGCTGGAGCCCCATGGGAGAGAGGCTG GGTGAAGACCCCTATTACACTGACAATGACAGCCAGGGAAACACAGTGATCACCGTGGCCTCCCAAGAGCCATCCGAGCCACAGGAGAAGCCAAATCTCAATGGAGGGGCTCAGAAAAATGGGGCTGGACAGGCATCCTCAAAAAATGGACATTCAGCCAAGCAGCACGTTGTTGCTGACACTGAACTGTGA